A window from Fragaria vesca subsp. vesca linkage group LG5, FraVesHawaii_1.0, whole genome shotgun sequence encodes these proteins:
- the LOC101314186 gene encoding inactive rhomboid protein 1-like — protein sequence MERRQQPPPTEIEIKVVTPRRGDNMVHPAGQSPVPAPAPARTFSEVYRPFKRWKSWLVPCFVVANIVVFVVTMFLNNCPKNSDKCIARFLGRFSFQPFKENPLLGPSSSTLDKMGALEVQKMIHGHHQAWRLLSCMWLHAGVFHILANMLSLVFIGIRLEQEFGFVRIGLVYVISGFGGSLLSALFIDGGISVGASGALFGLLGSMLSELISNWTIYANKLAALLTLIFIIIINLAVGILPHVDNFAHIGGFVSGFLLGFVFLIRPQFKWVNQRNAPPGHITTPVRSKYKTYQYVLWVISLILLIVGFTLGLIYLLRGVNLNEYCSWCHYLSCVPTSKWKCKPHQIECLTNQLGNQLNVTCSSNGKTSTYSLEDSSPSRIQQLCTELCS from the exons GCGGGGTGACAACATGGTCCACCCGGCGGGCCAGTCTCCGGTACCGGCGCCGGCTCCGGCGAGGACCTTCAGCGAAGTCTACAGGCCGTTCAAGAGGTGGAAATCGTGGCTGGTGCCGTGTTTTGTGGTGGCCAACATTGTGGTTTTTGTGGTGACCATGTTTCTGAATAATTGCCCCAAGAACTCTGATAAGTGCATTGCAAGGTTTCTGGGTCGCTTTTCGTTTCAGCCCTTCAAAGAAAACCCACTTCTGGGTCCATCTTCATCCAC ATTAGACAAGATGGGTGCTCTAGAAGTGCAGAAAATGATCCATGGCCACCATCAGGCATGGCGGTTGCTCTCCTGTATGTGGCTACATGCTGGAGTTTTCCATATACTGGCCAATATGCTGAGTCTTGTATTTATTGGCATTCGGCTTGAGCAAGAATTTGGGTTTG TCCGAATTGGGTTGGTTTATGTCATCTCTGGTTTTGGCGGGAGTTTACTCTCAGCTCTTTTTATTGACGGTGGTATTTCTGTTGGTGCTTCTGGTGCACTTTTTGGTTTACTTGGAAGCATGCTTTCAGAGCTTATATCAAACTGGACAATATATGCAAACAAG TTAGCGGCATTGCTTACTCTCATTTTCATCATCATAATTAATTTAGCAGTGGGTATTCTTCCACATGTGGACAACTTTGCTCATATTGGAGGATTTGTTTCTGGATTTCTCCTTGGATTTGTGTTTCTGATCCGGCCCCAGTTTAAATGGGTTAACCAAAGGAATGCTCCCCCTGGACATATTACAACTCCAGTTAGATCTAAATATAAGACCTATCAGTATGTATTGTGGGTTATCTCCCTGATACTACTGATTGTTGG TTTTACTCTTGGCCTAATTTATCTCCTAAGAGGAGTCAATCTGAATGAGTACTGTTCCTGGTGTCATTATTTAAGCTGTGTCCCAACCTCCAAATGGAAGTGCAAGCCACACCAAATTGAGTGTCTG ACGAACCAGCTCGGAAATCAACTGAATGTGACTTGCTCAAGCAATGGGAAAACCAGCACGTATTCGTTGGAAGATAGCAGCCCTTCCCGGATTCAGCAGCTATGTACGGAGCTGTGCAGTTGA